In Paenibacillus sp. 1781tsa1, one DNA window encodes the following:
- a CDS encoding DUF5704 domain-containing protein, which translates to MTNLGIYIYQIDDLRWSVDGGCSGPNDHILLTNDPSTNRPVSSTVCVDLDLDKEVYKPAVYMDKNSDPYPRSELTEVSLTPHYMDDNQYYNADLNMPKLVSVESFNGRRTKFTMKIGGVINATDAREYNSPKWSADYIFNTDLYWKGLVEITKEINLTAGGQLSLNQSKQLNATVKTKNGDGNFGAETNVNTGSGGTTTWESSNPGVATVSNSGVVQAVSRGTTTITVLWKKDDFELTTTTNIGVEESPGTGEGDGNGGGGGCTPTIGPPSAGTIMSMNDLDPNTNGVIKSDNRDNETFNVLKGIPTSESLYTNAFADNYLFKQAWAKMSGKVTYNCNVTISYDREWTVPGPEECDEDGCRPGTPVPANDTVPKPYNFQITRDYSYWKINNLEVYKIAKATMNNYALPGETVTMNPSGYTPPTLESKNDESVESHVRPGQTTSISYTPPKLTGGLNQPPSVPDDTSRLKGMAESNTPQSKVNNDLVKFNNTTIMNDVEATKDGPTPSNIPNPTTIGRDVLYKPGNMISNSLLNKANTTSSGEIYYDLLPGNVNGGANKLLPINGINTVTVHTPVVNYAWVSDDQRHNQKTVPDPTSAALILERPFIVRIPTSGQHLDAASYPGYGSRDYAKYFRTKQVQFPFDVYNADRSQFIPAKTWVDIPVNQLDTTFYLPVWVDEGKYHITFRNIAENAPANYTEQQDANTNLAHHVAADTVPIDVIGRLYDFHVTDISDYNWENVFRKRLGSPEPTGLSYWAGMNSIDSDPRGNLAPFVLPIRPGSHPVQGFANATVKTGYHFKFDLKTKGNMFGKQDGIRITPTFAFVSNDGSSRQEVDLYYHRGQERLIRIGSVQDLEKRFVVLNSRLRNIPGTELGDTARYQYTYELSAEERNQRTLAEHMVRLVDQTSHQKTWVGRYDWMILSAPIRTLIGPKTGIPSGVNVDRANAAIQRWYGEYSLPADVYAVPKGTDLVPLARQNQLDEKSNIFLKNGYIVVNFNMESLRNGNTETPHLQYIHAPLMNQWQMEGFNKTPSDVQGRTWPLKDGDIVFYHADQSSRNDFQSQVPH; encoded by the coding sequence ATGACCAATCTCGGTATTTATATTTATCAAATTGATGATTTAAGATGGAGTGTTGATGGCGGATGTAGTGGGCCTAATGATCATATTTTGCTAACTAACGACCCCTCAACGAATCGTCCTGTTTCTTCGACAGTTTGTGTGGATCTTGATCTTGATAAGGAAGTATACAAACCTGCAGTATACATGGATAAAAACAGCGATCCTTATCCACGTTCAGAATTAACCGAGGTTTCCCTAACGCCTCATTATATGGACGACAACCAATATTACAATGCAGATTTAAATATGCCTAAACTTGTTTCTGTTGAATCCTTCAATGGTAGAAGAACAAAGTTTACAATGAAAATAGGCGGCGTTATTAATGCAACAGATGCTAGAGAATATAACTCCCCTAAATGGTCCGCAGATTACATCTTCAACACAGATCTTTACTGGAAAGGTCTCGTTGAAATAACCAAAGAGATCAACCTTACCGCTGGCGGGCAACTTAGCTTGAACCAGTCCAAACAATTGAATGCAACGGTCAAAACGAAAAATGGAGATGGGAACTTTGGAGCGGAGACCAATGTAAACACTGGCAGCGGGGGTACAACGACATGGGAATCTTCCAATCCTGGTGTCGCTACCGTGAGTAACTCCGGAGTAGTTCAAGCCGTTAGCAGAGGAACCACAACCATCACCGTATTATGGAAGAAGGATGATTTTGAGCTAACTACCACAACAAACATCGGTGTCGAAGAGAGCCCAGGTACTGGCGAGGGCGACGGTAACGGAGGCGGTGGAGGTTGCACACCAACGATTGGACCACCTTCTGCTGGAACCATCATGAGCATGAATGATCTGGATCCAAATACCAACGGTGTTATCAAGTCAGATAACAGGGACAATGAGACATTCAATGTGTTAAAAGGAATACCTACTTCCGAATCACTCTACACAAATGCCTTTGCTGACAATTATCTGTTTAAACAAGCCTGGGCGAAAATGAGCGGTAAAGTTACATACAACTGTAATGTTACAATCTCGTACGACAGAGAGTGGACAGTACCTGGACCAGAGGAATGTGATGAAGATGGTTGTAGACCAGGGACACCTGTACCTGCGAACGACACGGTACCCAAGCCATACAACTTCCAAATCACAAGAGACTACTCCTACTGGAAAATTAATAACCTGGAAGTATATAAGATCGCTAAAGCAACCATGAACAATTACGCTTTGCCCGGTGAGACCGTTACGATGAATCCATCAGGATACACACCACCAACACTGGAGTCTAAAAATGATGAATCCGTAGAAAGCCATGTACGACCAGGGCAAACCACTTCAATCTCATATACTCCACCCAAATTAACAGGTGGTTTGAACCAACCTCCCAGTGTGCCTGATGATACATCACGGTTAAAAGGGATGGCTGAATCCAACACACCTCAAAGTAAAGTGAATAATGATCTAGTGAAATTTAACAACACAACCATTATGAATGATGTAGAAGCAACCAAAGATGGCCCAACACCATCCAACATCCCTAATCCAACGACGATCGGTCGCGATGTGCTGTACAAACCGGGTAATATGATCAGCAATTCCCTGCTGAATAAAGCAAACACCACAAGCTCTGGTGAGATCTATTATGATTTGCTACCAGGCAACGTGAATGGCGGCGCCAATAAGCTATTACCGATTAACGGCATCAACACCGTCACGGTACATACCCCTGTCGTCAATTACGCCTGGGTATCGGATGATCAGCGGCATAATCAGAAAACCGTGCCGGACCCAACAAGCGCTGCACTTATTCTGGAACGTCCGTTCATTGTACGAATCCCCACATCGGGACAGCACTTGGACGCAGCAAGTTATCCTGGATATGGGAGTCGGGACTATGCCAAATATTTTCGAACCAAACAGGTGCAATTCCCGTTTGATGTCTACAACGCAGACCGGAGTCAGTTTATCCCTGCCAAGACATGGGTCGATATTCCGGTCAATCAACTGGATACCACATTTTATCTCCCTGTATGGGTAGACGAGGGGAAATACCATATTACATTCCGCAATATTGCAGAGAATGCACCTGCAAACTATACCGAGCAACAGGACGCCAATACCAATCTGGCCCATCATGTTGCAGCAGACACCGTACCGATAGATGTCATCGGAAGGTTATATGATTTTCACGTCACGGATATCTCTGATTACAACTGGGAAAATGTATTTCGCAAACGGCTGGGCAGTCCCGAACCAACGGGCCTTAGCTACTGGGCTGGAATGAATAGCATCGATAGTGATCCACGGGGTAATCTGGCTCCATTTGTATTACCCATTCGACCAGGAAGCCATCCGGTGCAGGGATTCGCTAACGCGACTGTAAAGACAGGGTACCATTTCAAGTTTGATCTGAAGACCAAGGGCAATATGTTTGGCAAACAGGATGGTATTCGAATTACACCCACTTTTGCTTTTGTGAGTAACGACGGTTCTTCCCGGCAAGAAGTAGATCTGTACTACCATCGAGGCCAGGAACGCCTGATTCGCATCGGATCGGTGCAGGATCTGGAGAAACGATTTGTTGTCCTGAACTCACGCCTTCGGAATATACCAGGCACAGAGTTAGGCGATACCGCGCGTTATCAGTATACTTATGAACTGTCAGCGGAAGAACGCAACCAACGTACGTTGGCGGAACATATGGTTCGCCTGGTCGATCAGACTTCCCATCAAAAAACATGGGTGGGTCGTTATGATTGGATGATCCTGTCTGCTCCGATTCGGACACTCATTGGACCCAAAACGGGCATTCCTTCCGGGGTCAATGTAGACCGGGCTAATGCAGCAATCCAGCGCTGGTACGGGGAGTACAGCTTGCCTGCGGATGTATATGCCGTACCAAAAGGTACGGATCTAGTGCCCCTCGCCCGACAGAATCAGCTGGATGAGAAATCGAATATTTTTCTGAAGAATGGTTACATCGTGGTGAACTTCAATATGGAGAGCTTGCGGAATGGAAATACAGAGACACCCCATCTGCAATACATTCATGCACCATTGATGAATCAATGGCAGATGGAAGGTTTCAACAAAACGCCATCAGACGTCCAGGGCAGAACCTGGCCTCTGAAGGATGGTGATATTGTCTTTTACCATGCCGATCAGTCCAGCAGGAACGATTTCCAATCCCAGGTACCACACTAG
- a CDS encoding S-layer homology domain-containing protein, whose translation MKKMMISGATALAILTGGIVGFGGIGNPVEAAQATTKFKDVPATHWASSAINLAVEQGYFKGYADGTFKPSSPVTKAEMASILGRLTDQPNASTQEQNNFTDIPEWAKSGVSTAIAKGFISPSNYKGKLDAQGALQRGEMATWLTQGLTVVDPEYKQALSDVTNTVVPAKEYFTGKLASTQKNAVAVALGTGLMSVANDKTFGVDRRTTRAEVAVLIARYAAVAKTKPADFQGLNELRAVGLTGTNLSIIAPSYKKTPERKIILSGNQKYDEVVTNDFSKVRNKEIVTDTNYADLKVLNWIIVDTNVASNNRSIYYPVFVDEGVKLQNDRYFSFVEFALNIKSASMNQPQAGSLLNSATFNPMTSPQSKSFLSYEAPKTGDYTLNRGVFGVTNPVYWAQGMLHFNQSVTRAVTLETKEGAIFSVIDTK comes from the coding sequence ATGAAAAAAATGATGATTTCCGGCGCAACGGCATTGGCTATATTAACAGGGGGGATCGTAGGTTTTGGAGGCATTGGCAATCCTGTAGAAGCTGCACAAGCTACAACTAAATTCAAAGACGTTCCGGCTACACACTGGGCATCCTCAGCAATTAATTTGGCCGTGGAACAAGGTTATTTCAAGGGGTATGCTGACGGGACATTTAAACCAAGTTCACCGGTTACCAAAGCTGAAATGGCAAGTATCCTTGGCCGTTTAACCGACCAGCCTAATGCATCGACACAGGAACAAAATAATTTCACGGACATACCTGAGTGGGCAAAAAGTGGTGTCTCTACTGCTATTGCAAAAGGTTTTATCAGCCCTTCTAATTACAAGGGAAAATTGGATGCACAAGGTGCTCTTCAACGAGGGGAGATGGCTACTTGGCTGACGCAAGGGCTAACCGTGGTTGATCCTGAGTACAAACAAGCACTCTCTGATGTAACCAACACCGTTGTGCCTGCAAAGGAATATTTCACAGGTAAGCTCGCAAGCACTCAAAAAAATGCAGTCGCTGTTGCCCTGGGAACGGGACTGATGAGTGTAGCCAACGATAAAACATTTGGTGTAGATCGTAGGACAACACGAGCTGAAGTAGCTGTATTGATCGCCCGTTATGCAGCAGTTGCCAAGACAAAACCTGCTGATTTTCAGGGGCTGAATGAGCTGCGAGCGGTGGGTTTGACGGGGACGAATTTGAGTATTATTGCGCCATCGTACAAAAAAACACCAGAAAGAAAAATTATTCTATCTGGCAATCAGAAGTACGATGAAGTTGTGACTAATGACTTTTCGAAAGTTAGAAACAAAGAAATCGTTACAGATACTAATTATGCTGATCTTAAAGTTTTGAATTGGATTATTGTAGATACTAATGTTGCTAGCAATAACCGTAGTATTTATTATCCCGTTTTTGTAGATGAAGGAGTAAAGCTGCAAAATGATAGATACTTTTCTTTCGTTGAGTTTGCTTTAAATATTAAATCGGCATCCATGAACCAACCACAAGCCGGAAGTCTCCTTAATTCAGCTACCTTTAATCCTATGACTTCCCCTCAATCAAAATCATTTTTGTCATACGAAGCTCCAAAAACAGGAGATTACACTTTGAACAGAGGAGTTTTTGGAGTTACAAATCCTGTATATTGGGCACAAGGAATGTTACATTTTAATCAATCTGTGACAAGAGCTGTAACCTTAGAAACCAAAGAGGGGGCAATCTTTAGTGTCATCGATACAAAATAA
- a CDS encoding ABC transporter ATP-binding protein: protein MKPLLRVNHLSVTYKGHSLALRDLSFSMNKGEIIGIVGESGSGKSTLIRALLGLLPEGGQYTGGEISFQEKGLLRESRLDWAGVRGKRIAMVFQDSGSYLNPIRSIGSQYIEAIRTHFNVSRKVAQAMAVNMLTDMGLDDPERIMRSYPSQLSGGMKQRTAIAMAVTMEPELLLADEPTSSLDVTTQNEVMNRLSELRSRQGTGMIIVTHNIAVAAHMADRIGVMQNGTLVEMGDTFRVISDPQHEYTRKLLSAVPELEGNDHGS from the coding sequence ATGAAGCCCTTGCTTCGTGTCAATCATCTGTCCGTAACCTACAAGGGGCATTCTCTGGCTCTACGGGACTTGTCCTTCTCCATGAATAAGGGAGAGATTATCGGGATTGTAGGTGAAAGTGGCAGCGGAAAGTCGACCCTTATTCGGGCTTTGCTTGGCCTGTTACCAGAAGGTGGTCAATACACGGGGGGAGAGATTTCTTTTCAGGAAAAAGGGCTTCTACGTGAGTCGCGGTTGGATTGGGCTGGAGTGCGCGGGAAGCGGATCGCCATGGTGTTTCAAGACAGTGGATCGTATCTTAATCCGATTCGCAGCATCGGTAGTCAGTATATTGAAGCGATTCGTACTCATTTCAACGTGTCCAGAAAAGTAGCTCAAGCTATGGCTGTGAATATGCTCACGGACATGGGACTGGATGATCCCGAACGAATTATGCGTTCCTACCCCTCGCAGCTCAGTGGCGGCATGAAACAGCGAACAGCGATTGCCATGGCGGTTACGATGGAACCAGAGCTTCTGCTTGCGGACGAGCCGACGAGTTCGCTGGATGTGACGACACAGAATGAAGTGATGAACCGATTGAGCGAGCTTCGTTCCCGTCAAGGGACAGGCATGATTATCGTAACGCACAACATTGCCGTTGCAGCTCATATGGCAGACCGAATTGGTGTGATGCAGAATGGTACATTGGTTGAGATGGGAGATACTTTCCGCGTCATATCCGATCCTCAGCATGAGTACACACGCAAGCTACTGAGTGCTGTACCTGAATTGGAGGGAAATGATCATGGCTCTTGA
- the csaA gene encoding chaperone CsaA: MATFEEFMQHDIRVGTVVEAEPFPKARIPAIKMTIDFGPLGLKRSSAQITQRYTPDMIIGKQVVAVVNFPPRRIAGFVSEVLVLGGVPGEGDVVLLTPDSPLPNGTPIA; this comes from the coding sequence ATGGCTACTTTTGAAGAGTTCATGCAGCATGATATCCGGGTTGGTACAGTGGTGGAAGCCGAACCCTTCCCCAAGGCTCGCATACCCGCTATTAAAATGACGATCGACTTCGGACCACTTGGTCTTAAACGCTCTAGTGCTCAGATTACCCAACGATACACGCCTGACATGATCATCGGCAAACAGGTCGTTGCGGTAGTTAATTTTCCACCCCGGCGGATTGCCGGTTTTGTCTCTGAAGTACTCGTGCTAGGCGGTGTGCCTGGTGAAGGCGATGTTGTCTTGCTTACACCGGATAGCCCATTGCCTAATGGAACACCGATAGCCTGA
- a CDS encoding ABC transporter ATP-binding protein has translation MALEGLPILELRNLCKTYELKGHRAVDALKAVHLELYPGECLGIVGESGSGKSTLARCVTHLDRVTSGKIRYRQQDITRLHGKALRQQRKQIQMVFQEPSAIFNPRMKIGAFIREPLINYKVMKGQQADREVLRLLERVGLSAATADKYPHELSGGEQQRAVIARAIGVEPDIILFDEATSALDVSIQQQILDLLVELRKETGISSIFISHDLAVVQQISDRIAVMYQGEVVEVVESSQLTSSANHPYTRSLMASVLSVREMKHKMQQREQEQEQEQVEVFQESLSG, from the coding sequence ATGGCTCTTGAGGGGTTACCCATTCTGGAACTGAGAAATCTGTGCAAAACCTATGAGTTAAAGGGGCACAGGGCAGTGGATGCACTGAAAGCTGTTCATTTGGAGCTATATCCGGGAGAATGTCTGGGGATTGTCGGTGAGAGTGGTAGCGGAAAGAGCACACTGGCCAGATGTGTAACCCATTTGGATCGAGTGACTTCAGGAAAGATTCGATATCGTCAGCAGGATATTACCCGATTGCATGGGAAGGCGCTACGCCAGCAACGAAAGCAGATTCAGATGGTCTTTCAGGAGCCTTCGGCTATCTTTAATCCGCGAATGAAGATTGGAGCTTTTATTCGGGAGCCACTCATTAATTATAAAGTAATGAAGGGCCAACAAGCGGATCGGGAAGTGCTGAGGCTGTTGGAACGGGTAGGATTGTCTGCCGCTACGGCGGATAAATATCCGCATGAACTGAGCGGGGGAGAGCAGCAAAGAGCAGTCATTGCTCGTGCGATTGGAGTAGAGCCAGACATCATCCTGTTCGATGAGGCCACCTCCGCATTGGATGTTTCCATTCAGCAGCAGATCCTGGATCTGTTGGTGGAGTTGAGAAAAGAAACAGGGATCTCATCTATTTTCATATCGCATGATCTTGCAGTAGTGCAACAGATCAGTGATCGGATTGCCGTGATGTACCAGGGTGAAGTGGTTGAGGTTGTGGAGAGTTCACAGCTGACAAGTTCAGCGAATCATCCCTATACCCGGAGCCTGATGGCCTCGGTGTTGTCCGTGAGAGAAATGAAACATAAGATGCAGCAGCGGGAGCAGGAGCAAGAACAAGAGCAGGTGGAGGTTTTTCAGGAAAGTCTGTCAGGATGA
- a CDS encoding VanZ family protein: protein MSIQYSISSPIVLGPLFVLVLLALMLHVRVSKTRYTVRHYVSILAFVIYLLGVMHFVFFPIDVNIGIYANQTPWYQSIQWIPLLTADAASFLLNIVLFMPLGFMLPFIKPWIHSIRTAAFAGLSVSFLIEITQLLLRATLGNGRSTDLNDLIANTTGCVLGYVILNMFTKSSIGQRLLALWESPRGVSSKDIQ from the coding sequence ATGTCCATCCAATATTCAATCTCATCTCCCATCGTACTTGGTCCATTATTCGTTCTGGTCCTGCTCGCCCTGATGCTCCATGTCAGGGTGAGCAAAACCAGGTATACGGTCAGACATTATGTGTCGATACTCGCATTTGTCATATATTTGTTGGGCGTTATGCACTTTGTATTTTTCCCTATCGACGTGAACATCGGAATCTATGCCAATCAGACCCCATGGTATCAAAGTATTCAATGGATTCCGCTTCTGACTGCAGATGCAGCAAGCTTTCTCCTCAACATTGTGCTGTTTATGCCACTGGGGTTCATGCTTCCTTTCATCAAGCCTTGGATTCACTCGATACGAACAGCAGCATTCGCAGGATTGAGCGTAAGTTTCCTCATTGAAATAACACAGTTGCTACTTCGAGCAACCTTAGGCAACGGTCGCAGTACCGATCTGAACGATCTGATAGCCAATACAACAGGATGTGTCCTTGGTTATGTCATCCTGAATATGTTCACAAAAAGTTCCATCGGACAGCGCCTGCTGGCCCTATGGGAGTCACCGCGGGGAGTATCATCCAAAGATATCCAGTAA
- the udk gene encoding uridine kinase produces MLIIGIAGGTGSGKTTVARSVIDRLGSGKVTFISQDNYYKDQSQLTPEQRRLTNYDHPFAFDNDLLIEHLTLLKKGQAAYAPVYDFTIDNRAANETVELAPNHIVIVEGLHVLIDEHLRSLMDIKVFVDTDSDVRILRRVLRDIEERGRTIQSVYKQYLETVKPMHDAFIEPSKKYADIIIPEGGHNEVGIQMLSILTEKYLTGENWNGA; encoded by the coding sequence ATGCTCATTATTGGTATCGCCGGAGGAACCGGCTCCGGTAAAACGACGGTAGCTCGCTCCGTCATAGACCGTCTGGGATCAGGTAAAGTCACGTTTATATCCCAAGACAATTATTACAAAGACCAGTCGCAGCTCACACCTGAGCAACGCCGACTCACCAATTACGATCACCCGTTTGCATTCGACAATGATCTGTTGATTGAGCATCTCACTTTGTTGAAAAAAGGCCAAGCGGCGTATGCTCCCGTATATGACTTCACCATAGATAATCGTGCTGCCAATGAGACGGTTGAACTGGCACCGAACCATATTGTCATTGTAGAAGGATTGCATGTGTTGATTGACGAACATCTTCGCAGTCTGATGGACATCAAAGTATTTGTTGATACCGACTCCGATGTGCGAATTCTGCGCAGAGTACTACGGGACATTGAAGAACGCGGACGCACGATCCAATCCGTGTACAAACAATATCTCGAAACGGTAAAACCGATGCACGATGCTTTTATCGAGCCATCCAAAAAGTATGCCGATATCATTATTCCAGAAGGCGGACATAATGAAGTAGGTATTCAGATGTTATCCATCCTCACCGAGAAATATCTCACCGGGGAAAATTGGAACGGCGCTTAA